The Amycolatopsis methanolica 239 nucleotide sequence ACCTTGACCTCGTCGAAGGGCTGCTGGAAGGCCCGCAGCACGTGCTCGCCCGCTGGCAGGTACCGGCGGCCCGCGACGATCTCCGCACGCAGGAACTCGCCCATCGCGGCGATGCGGTCCGCCACCGGGGCCAGCGCCTTGGCCCATCCCGCTTCGACGATCTCGTGCAAGGGTTTCGCAGCCACGGCGGCGTACTTTAGCGGCACCCCGGGGGGGCCAGGGGGCTTGCCCCCGGCGGGGGTGCGGGGGTTCGACCCCCGAAAGGCACCGAGGCGCGAAAAAACGGCGAGCGCTCTCCGCGAGCACTCGCCGTCCCGGGCTTCGCGCCTCAGCCGCGAACGACCTTGCCGGCCTTCAGGCACGAGGTGCAGACGTTCAGCCGCTTGCGCTGGGACACGCCGATCTTGGCGTGCACAGTCTGGATGTTCGGGTTCCAGCGGCGGTTGGTACGCCGGTGGGAGTGCGAGACGGACTTGCCGAAGCCCGGTCCCTTGCCACAGACGTCGCACACGGCAGCCACGTCGAACTCCTTTGACGATCAGGGAAGACAAAACACGCCCGGCGCGGGCCGGACACTCGGATCATAGTAAACGACGGTCCTTCGCCCTCCGGCGACCGGGTCGCTACCCTGGCCTGACCAGGGAGGAGGTCGGCGGTGCGGGCTCTGGACGAGCATGCCATCACAGCGTGGGCGGCGGCCTGCGTGCACAGCCTGGAGGTGCTGTGCCCGGCCATCAACGGCATCAACGTCTACCCGGTCGCCGACTCCGACACCGGCTCCAACCTGCTGCACACGATGTCCGGCGCGCACGCCCGCCTGGCCGCCGAACCGGACACGGACAGTGCGGTGAAGGCACTGTCCGTGCTCGCCCGTGGCGCCGTCCTCGCCGCGCGCGGCAACTCCGGCGTCATCCTCTCCCAGGTCCTCCGCGGTCTCGCCGAAACCGCGGGCACCGTCCCCGAGCTGGACGGGCCGTCGCTGGCGAAGGCTCTCGCGAACGCGCACCGCACCGCCACCGACGCGGTCGCGCGCCCGGTGCAGGGCACGATGCTCAGCGTCCTGCAGGCGGTCGCCGCCGCGGTCGCCACGCAGCCCGGCGAGCTGCCGGACGTCGTCGCCGTCGCCGCGAAGGCAGCCTCCGAGGCCCTCGAGCAGACCCCGCACCAGCTGCCGGTCCTGGCCGCGGCCGGGGTCGTGGACGCGGGCGCGCGCGGACTGGTCGCGGTCTTCGACGCCCTGGCCGGCGTGGTCACCGGCACCGAGACCCAGATCTCGCACTCCTGCGAAGCCCACCCGCACGCCGAACCGGACGCGGAGCGGGCCCCGTACGCGTGGGAGGTCATGTACCTGCTGGACGGCGTCGCCGACGCGGACGTCCCGGTCCTGCGCCGCACGCTGTCCGGCCTCGGTGACAGTGTCACCGTGGCCGGGGACGGCAGCGGGGGACACGCCGTCCACGTGCATTGCGCGGACATCGGCGCTGCCATCGAGGCCGGTCTCCGCGCCGGCCGCCCCAGCGGCATCCGCGTCGAACCGCTCATCACGCCGACCCCGATCGAGCCGCCGTCCGGGCCGGACCGCGCCGTGGTCGCCGTCGTGCACGGCGAGGAGCTGGCGGAGCTGCTGCGTGAGGAGGGCTTCGCGGTGCTCGCGGTCCCGGACCACGCCACCCCGAGCGTCGAGGAGATGCTCGGCTTGATCACCGAGCGCGCGGCCGGCCACATCACCGTCCTCGCCGGCGGAGAGAGCCTGACCAGGGCCGCCGACGACGCCGCGGGCCACCCGATGATCGGCGACCGCGACGTGGTGGTCATCCCGTGCGCGTCCCCGGTCCAGGTGCTGTCCGCGCTGGCCGTGCACGACGCCGGGCGGCGCGCGAACGACGACGTGGTGGCGATGGCCGAGGCCGCCGCCGCGACCCGGCGGGGCGAGCTCGTGGTCGCCGCCGAGGAGTCGATAACCTGGGTGGGACTGGCCCACGCCGGTGACCTGATCGGCTTCGTCGACGGCGAGGTCGTGCTCGTCGAACCGGCAGGCGCCGAGCCTGCCGAGGCCGCGATGGGCGTGCTGAACCGGATGCTGGCCGTCGGCGGCGAGCTGGTCACCGTGCTGACCGGCACCGCGGCGCCGTCCGGCCTGACGGACGAGCTGCGGGAGCGGTTGCGGGCCGAGCGACCGGAGGTGGAGTTCGTGGATTACCCCGGCGGCCAGGCCGACGCCGTGCTGCTGATCGGTGTGGAGTGAACGCGTGACCGGACTGCGTGACAAGCTGCCCCCGCTGCTCGGCGCCAAGACCGCGAAGGCGCTCGCCGAGTCGCTGGACATCCACACTGTCGCCGACCTGCTGCGGCACTACCCGCGCCGGTACGCCGAACGCGGCGAGCTGACGAACATCGCGGGACTGGAGATCGGTGAGCACGCGACCGTGATGGCGCGCGTCGAGAAGGTCAACATGCGCCGCATGCGCAACAAGCCGGGGCACATCCTGGAGCTGGTCATCACCGACGGCCAGCGGCGGCTCTCGTGCGCGTTCTTCGGCCGCCCGCACCAGCACGAGCGGCAGCTGCGGCTGGGCCGCACCGGGTTGTTCGCGGGCAAGGTCACCGCGTTCCGCAACACGCTGCAGCTGGCCAACCCCGAGTACCAGATGCTCGACGGCGACGACGACAGCGCGATGGACGACTTCGTCGGCGCGATCATCCCGGTCTACCCGGCGGCGGCCGGGATGCCGTCGTGGTCGATCGCGCGGTGCGTCCGCCAGGTGCTCGACACGCTGGAGCGCGAAGAGGACCCGATGCCGCGTGAGTTGCTCGACGGCTACCAGCTCATGGACCTGTTCGACGCGCTGCACAACATCCACCGCCCCAAGGACCACGACGCGCTGGAGGCCGCGCGGGATCGGCTGAAGTGGGACGAGGCCATGGCGGTGCAGCTGATCTTCGCGCAGCGCCGGTTCTCCACGGTGTCGCGGCCCGCGCCCGCCTGCGCGCGCACGAAGGACGGCCTGCTCGACGCGTTCGACCAGCGGCTGCCGTTCGAGCTGACCGAAGGCCAGCGCGCGGTGGGCGAGGACATCGCCGCCGACCTGTCCGGCGAGCACCCGATGAACCGGTTGCTGCAGGGCGAGGTTGGCAGCGGCAAGACGGTCGTGGCGCTGCGGGCGATGCTGCAGGTGGTCGACTCCGGTCGCCAGGCCGCGATGCTCGCGCCGACAGAGGTGCTCGCCGCGCAGCACGCCCGGTCGTTGCGCGAGATGCTCGGCGACCTCGGGCAGGCGGGGGAGCTGGGCGCCGCGGAGAACGCGACGAAGGTGACGTTGCTGACCGGGTCGATGTCGACGAAGGAACGCAAGCAGGCGCTGCTGGACACCGCGAGCGGCGCGGCGGGGATCGTCGTCGGCACGCACGCGCTGATCCAGGACACGGTGTCGTTCGCGGACCTCGGGCTCGTCGTGGTGGACGAGCAGCACCGGTTCGGCGTCGAGCAGCGGGACGCGCTGCGGTCCCGCGCGGCCAACGGCGGCAGCCCGCACGTACTGGTCATGACCGCGACGCCGATCCCGCGCACGGTCGCGATGACGGTGTACGGCGACCTGGAGACCTCCGCGCTGCGGCACATGCCGGTCGGGCGGTCGCCGATCAAGACGAGCGTCGTGCCGGTGGCCGAGAAGCCGGCGTGGCTGGACCGCGCGTGGCAGCGGCTGGTCGAGGAGGTCCGCAAGGGGCACCAGGCCTACGTGGTGTGCCCGCGGATCGGCGACGAGCCCGCGTCGAACAACAGCGACCGCCGCCCGCCGCTGGCGGTGCTCGACGTCGCCGCCGAACTGGAGAACGGGCCGCTGTCCGAGCTGCGGCTCGGGATCCTGCACGGCCGGATGCCGCCCGACGAGAAGGACGCCGTGATGCGCGCGTTCGCCGCGGGCAAGCTGGACGTGCTGGTCGCGACCACGGTGATCGAGGTCGGCGTGAACGTGCCGAACGCGACGATGATGGTGATCATGGACGCCGACCGGTTCGGGGTGAGCCAGCTGCACCAGCTGCGCGGCCGGGTCGGCCGGGGCAGTGTGCCCGGGTTGTGCCTGCTGGTCACCGAGACGCTGGACGGCACGGCGACGCGGGAGCGGCTGGCCGCGGTGGAGTCCACAACGGACGGCTTCGAACTGTCCCGGTTGGACCTGGAGCTGCGGCGCGAAGGCGACATCCTGGGTGCGGCCCAGTCCGGCAAGCGGTCCGGGCTGAAGCTGCTGTCGCTGCTGCGGGACGAGGACGTGATCGCGGCCGCGCGGGAGCGGGCGCAGGAGATCGTGAGCGGCGACCCGGCGCTGGAGCGGCATCCCGGCCTGGCGCACATGGTGTCCGACCTGGTCGACGAGGATCGTGCGGAGTACCTGGAGAAGTCCTGACGCACGATCGGGCGACGGCCCGAGTTGTGCCTGATCCACAGCGGAGCAACGCTGAGGCGTGCTCAAGACTGGATTACGCGCGGTCATCGGTTCGGCACTGCTCGTCCTCGGCGCCGTGGCGCCGGCTTCGGCCGCGCCTGGCGCGCTGCAGAACCCGCCGAGCTGGGCCCTGGACCGGATCGACCAGCGCGACAAGGCCGTTGACCAGACGTACCACTACGACAGCACCGGCGAGGGCGTCACGGTGTACGTGATCGACACCGGTGTCGACGCGGCGCAGCCCGATCTCGCCGGGCGGGTCGACCCGGGCAAGGACTTCGTGGGCGGCACCGACAACCCGGCCGACGGCAACGGTGACGGGACGCGGATGGCCGGGGTAGTCGCGGGCAAGGAGTTCGGCGTCGCGAAGGCCGCGCGGATCGTGCCGGTCAAGGTGCTCGACGACAAGGGCAACGGGCGGCTCAACAACATCATCTCGGGCATCGACTGGGTCACCCAGAACGCGAAGCAGCCGGCGGTCGCGGTGATCGGCTTCGGCGGCCCGGCGTCCGACGGCCTGGACAACGCGGTGCGGCGGTTGATCGGCGTGATGCCGGTGGTCGCGGCGGCGGGCTGGTCGGGAGTGGACTCGTCGTTCTCGTCGCCGGCGCGGATCCCGGAGCTGCTGACCGTCGGAGCGGTCGACCGGACGGACGCCTTCGCGCCGAAGTCCAACTTCGGGCTGGGGGTCGACCTGCTCGCGCCCGGGGTGGACGTGCCCTCGACGGCGCCCGGGAGCACTTCGGCCACGCCCTTCTCGGGCACCTCGATGGCCGCCGCGTTCGTCGCCGGCGCGGCCGCGCTCTACCGGGAAGAACACCCCGACGACACACCTGAGCAGGTCGTTAACGCACTGATCAACAACTCCACGCCGGACGTGCTGACGGGCCTGCCGCAAGGCACCCCGAACCGGCTGCTGTACACGTTGTTCGAGGAGCCCGCCCCGGAAAGCTGAGTTAGCCTGAGAATCTCCAATTACCCCCGCACTTCTGTGCGGCATGCGCACGTCCCGGATGATGTCCATCACCCGGGACAGAACTCCCGACGAGCGGGATCGGCAGGGTAACGTCACAGCACTACCGATCCGTGAACAGGGAAGGACCGGGCATGTTTCGCAAGGTGCTGGTCGCCAACCGCGGGGAGATCGCCATCCGGGCGTTCCGCGCGGGCTACGAGCTGGGCGCGGGCACAGTGGCGGTGTTCCCCCACGAGGACCGCAACTCGCTGCACCGTCTGAAGGCCGACGAAGCCTACGAGATCGGCGAGCCGGGACACCCGGTCCGCGCCTACCTCGACGTCGAGGAGATCGTCGGCGCCGCGCGGAAAGCCGGCGCGGACGCGGTCTACCCCGGTTACGGATTCCTGTCCGAGAACCCCGATCTCGCGCGCGCGTGCGAGGAAGCCGGCATCACCTTCGTCGGCCCGAGCGCGGAAATCCTGGAACTGACGGGCAACAAGGCGCGCGCGGTCGCGGCCGCCCGCGACGCCGGCGTGCCGGTGCTCGGCTCGTCCCAGCCGTCGACGGACATCGACGAGCTGACCGCGGCCGCCGAGGAAATCGGTTTCCCCGTGTTCGTCAAGGCCGTCGCCGGTGGTGGCGGCCGCGGAATGCGCCGCGTCAACGACCCCGCCCACCTGCGCGAGTCGGTCGAGGCCGCGATGCGCGAGGCCGAATCGGCTTTCGGCGACCCCACCGTGTTCCTGGAAAAGGCCGTCGTCGACCCGCGGCACATCGAGGTCCAGATCCTCGCCGACGGCGCGGGCAACGTCATCCACCTCTTCGAGCGCGACTGCTCGGTGCAGCGGCGGCACCAGAAGGTCATCGAGCTGGCCCCGGCGCCGAACCTCGACCCCGAGCTGCGCGACCGCATCTGCAATGACGCCGTCGCGTTCGCCCGCAAGATCGGCTACCGCAACGCGGGCACCGTCGAGTTCCTGCTCGACCGGGACGGCAACCACGTCTTCATCGAGATGAACCCGCGCATCCAGGTCGAGCACACGGTGACCGAGGAGGTCACCGACGTCGACCTGGTGCAGTCGCAGCTGCGCATCGCCGCCGGCGAGACGCTGGCGGACCTCGGCCTGTCGCAGGAGAAGGTCTACCTGCGCGGCGCCGCGATGCAGTGCCGCATCACCACCGAGGACCCGGCCAACGGGTTCCGCCCGGACACCGGCATGATCAGCGCCTACCGCTCGCCCGGCGGCTCCGGCATCCGCCTCGACGGCGGCACCGCGTTCGCGGGCACCGAGATCAGCGCGCACTTCGACTCGATGCTGGTGAAGCTCACCTGCCGCGGCCGTGACTTCAAGACCGCGGTGGGCCGCGCCCGCCGTGCCCTCGCAGAGTTCCGCATCCGCGGCGTTTCCACGAACATCCCGTTCCTGCAGGCCGTGCTCGACGACCCGGACTTCGCGGCCGGGCGCGTCACCACCTCGTTCATCGAGGAGCGCCCGCACCTGCTGACCGCGCGGCACTCGGCCGACCGCGGCACCCGCCTGCTGACCTACCTCGCCGACGTCACGGTCAACAAGCCGCACGGCGAACGCCCGCGGCTGATCGACCCGACCACGAAGCTGCCGTCGCTGCCCTCGGGTGAGGCCGCCGCCGGGTCGAAGCAGAAGCTGACCGAGCTGGGCCCGGAGGGGTTCGCCCGCTGGCTGCGGGAGTCGCCGACGCTGGGTGTCACGGACACGACGTTCCGCGACGCGCACCAGTCCCTGCTCGCGACCCGCGTGCGCACCAAGGACCTGCTGGCCGTCGCGCCGGTCGTGGCGCACACGCTGCCGCAGCTGCTGTCGCTGGAGTGCT carries:
- the rpmB gene encoding 50S ribosomal protein L28, translating into MAAVCDVCGKGPGFGKSVSHSHRRTNRRWNPNIQTVHAKIGVSQRKRLNVCTSCLKAGKVVRG
- a CDS encoding DAK2 domain-containing protein, whose amino-acid sequence is MRALDEHAITAWAAACVHSLEVLCPAINGINVYPVADSDTGSNLLHTMSGAHARLAAEPDTDSAVKALSVLARGAVLAARGNSGVILSQVLRGLAETAGTVPELDGPSLAKALANAHRTATDAVARPVQGTMLSVLQAVAAAVATQPGELPDVVAVAAKAASEALEQTPHQLPVLAAAGVVDAGARGLVAVFDALAGVVTGTETQISHSCEAHPHAEPDAERAPYAWEVMYLLDGVADADVPVLRRTLSGLGDSVTVAGDGSGGHAVHVHCADIGAAIEAGLRAGRPSGIRVEPLITPTPIEPPSGPDRAVVAVVHGEELAELLREEGFAVLAVPDHATPSVEEMLGLITERAAGHITVLAGGESLTRAADDAAGHPMIGDRDVVVIPCASPVQVLSALAVHDAGRRANDDVVAMAEAAAATRRGELVVAAEESITWVGLAHAGDLIGFVDGEVVLVEPAGAEPAEAAMGVLNRMLAVGGELVTVLTGTAAPSGLTDELRERLRAERPEVEFVDYPGGQADAVLLIGVE
- the recG gene encoding ATP-dependent DNA helicase RecG; amino-acid sequence: MTGLRDKLPPLLGAKTAKALAESLDIHTVADLLRHYPRRYAERGELTNIAGLEIGEHATVMARVEKVNMRRMRNKPGHILELVITDGQRRLSCAFFGRPHQHERQLRLGRTGLFAGKVTAFRNTLQLANPEYQMLDGDDDSAMDDFVGAIIPVYPAAAGMPSWSIARCVRQVLDTLEREEDPMPRELLDGYQLMDLFDALHNIHRPKDHDALEAARDRLKWDEAMAVQLIFAQRRFSTVSRPAPACARTKDGLLDAFDQRLPFELTEGQRAVGEDIAADLSGEHPMNRLLQGEVGSGKTVVALRAMLQVVDSGRQAAMLAPTEVLAAQHARSLREMLGDLGQAGELGAAENATKVTLLTGSMSTKERKQALLDTASGAAGIVVGTHALIQDTVSFADLGLVVVDEQHRFGVEQRDALRSRAANGGSPHVLVMTATPIPRTVAMTVYGDLETSALRHMPVGRSPIKTSVVPVAEKPAWLDRAWQRLVEEVRKGHQAYVVCPRIGDEPASNNSDRRPPLAVLDVAAELENGPLSELRLGILHGRMPPDEKDAVMRAFAAGKLDVLVATTVIEVGVNVPNATMMVIMDADRFGVSQLHQLRGRVGRGSVPGLCLLVTETLDGTATRERLAAVESTTDGFELSRLDLELRREGDILGAAQSGKRSGLKLLSLLRDEDVIAAARERAQEIVSGDPALERHPGLAHMVSDLVDEDRAEYLEKS
- a CDS encoding S8 family peptidase; this translates as MLKTGLRAVIGSALLVLGAVAPASAAPGALQNPPSWALDRIDQRDKAVDQTYHYDSTGEGVTVYVIDTGVDAAQPDLAGRVDPGKDFVGGTDNPADGNGDGTRMAGVVAGKEFGVAKAARIVPVKVLDDKGNGRLNNIISGIDWVTQNAKQPAVAVIGFGGPASDGLDNAVRRLIGVMPVVAAAGWSGVDSSFSSPARIPELLTVGAVDRTDAFAPKSNFGLGVDLLAPGVDVPSTAPGSTSATPFSGTSMAAAFVAGAAALYREEHPDDTPEQVVNALINNSTPDVLTGLPQGTPNRLLYTLFEEPAPES
- a CDS encoding pyruvate carboxylase, whose amino-acid sequence is MFRKVLVANRGEIAIRAFRAGYELGAGTVAVFPHEDRNSLHRLKADEAYEIGEPGHPVRAYLDVEEIVGAARKAGADAVYPGYGFLSENPDLARACEEAGITFVGPSAEILELTGNKARAVAAARDAGVPVLGSSQPSTDIDELTAAAEEIGFPVFVKAVAGGGGRGMRRVNDPAHLRESVEAAMREAESAFGDPTVFLEKAVVDPRHIEVQILADGAGNVIHLFERDCSVQRRHQKVIELAPAPNLDPELRDRICNDAVAFARKIGYRNAGTVEFLLDRDGNHVFIEMNPRIQVEHTVTEEVTDVDLVQSQLRIAAGETLADLGLSQEKVYLRGAAMQCRITTEDPANGFRPDTGMISAYRSPGGSGIRLDGGTAFAGTEISAHFDSMLVKLTCRGRDFKTAVGRARRALAEFRIRGVSTNIPFLQAVLDDPDFAAGRVTTSFIEERPHLLTARHSADRGTRLLTYLADVTVNKPHGERPRLIDPTTKLPSLPSGEAAAGSKQKLTELGPEGFARWLRESPTLGVTDTTFRDAHQSLLATRVRTKDLLAVAPVVAHTLPQLLSLECWGGATYDVALRFLAEDPWERLAQLREAVPNICLQMLLRGRNTVGYTPYPTEVTNAFVEEATNTGIDIFRIFDAFNDVEQMRPAIEAVRETGKAVAEVALCYTSDLSDPGEKLYTLDYYLKLAEQIVGAGAHVLAIKDMAGLLRAPAAEKLVSALRKEFDLPVHIHTHDTAGGQLGTYLAAIGAGADAVDGAVASMAGTTSQPSLSAIVAATDHSARPSGLSLRAVGDLEPYWEIVRKIYAPFEAGLASPTGRVYDHEIPGGQLSNLRTQAKALGLGDRFEEIEAMYAAADKILGHLVKVTPSSKVVGDLALHLVGAGVEPEKFEAEPNRYDIPDSVIGFLRGELGDPPGGWPEPFRTKALEGRAEPKPVAELSAEDREGLAKDRRATLNRLLFPGPAKEFEEHRRAYGDTSVLPSKDFFYGLRPGEEYAVDLEPGVRLLFELEAIGEADERGMRTVMATLNGQLRPIQVRDRSVAADLPAAEKADKSDPKQVAAPFAGVVTLSVAEGDEVAAGATVATIEAMKMEAAITASESGKVARLAINSVQQVEGGDLLIVLE